In Pseudomonas sp. PDNC002, the DNA window GCGCACGCAACCGCCGGGTGGTGCTGGTGATTTCCCGCAACCTGGAGGTGCGCCGCAGCATCAGCGGTGTCGGCAGCGGCAAGGCGCAGCCCGATCCGGCCTTGCGACATGCTGGCACGCAATCTGCACCAGTGGTTGCCAGCGAGGCGCCCGCCAGTGGCGCCGTCAATTCTTCGTCATCGGCCACAGGGCAATGAGAACCATGACTACGATCCTGAGCCGATGCTGTGCCACCGGGGAGCGCGCACTATGAAAGTCTGGGCGGTAGCCAACCAGAAAGGTGGCGTCGGCAAGACCACTTCCTCCATTGCACTGGCGGGCCTGCTGGCCGACGCCGGCAAGCGCGTGCTGATCGTCGATCTCGATCCCCATGGCTCGATGACCAGCTATTTCGGCCACGACCCCGACAGCCTGGAACACAGCGTCTTCGACCTGTTCCTGCACCAGGGCAACGTGCCGGAAGGACTGCCGGCCTCGCTGCTGCTGCCCACCAGCCACGAGAACATCCGCCTGCTGCCGTCGAGCACCGCGCTGGCCACTCTGGAGCGCCAGTCGCCCGGGCAGAACGGCCTGGGCCTGGTGATCGCCAAGAGCCTGGCGCAGCTGTGGAACGAGTTCGATCACGCGATCATCGACAGCCCGCCGCTGCTGGGCGTGCTGATGGTCAACGCCATGGCGGCCAGCCAGCACCTGGTGATCCCGGTGCAGACCGAGTTCCTCGCCCTCAAGGGGCTGGAGCGCATGGTCAACACGCTGAAAATGGTCAACCGCTCGCGCAAGCAGGCGCTGCCGTTCACCATCGTGCCGACCCTGTTCGATCGCCGTACCCAGGCATCCCTGGGGACTCTGCGGGTACTGCGCGACACCTACCCGGACACCCTCTGGCAAGCCTTCATACCCGTGGATACCAAGCTGCGCGACGCCAGCCGACTGGGCATGGTGCCGTCGCGCAACGACGGCAACAGCCGCGGCGTGATCGCCTACCGTGCGCTGCTCAAGCATCTGCTGGCCCATGTGCCGGCGAGCCAGGTAGCCTGAGCATGATGTCGTCGAGGGCGGTGGGTCCGAACAAAAGAATCCGACGGACAGGTTCAAGTCCCAGGGTCCAGCTGCCGATAGGTTGGACAGTCACCTTGCGCGGTCAACAATCATGAGTCGTTCCGCTACTGCCACGCGCCCCCAGCTTGCGCTGCAGTCCTACCTGGACTCGCTGCTGCAGGAGGCCACGTTCGAAGACCTCGCGCCGGAACCGGAGGTGCAGGCCCTTGCGCCGGCGCCTGTCGTGCTGGTCGTCAGCACCGTCGCCGAACCGGCGCCAGTGCTTGCCACGCAAACCATCGAGCCGCAGGCCCTGCTGGCGGAGGCGCCGGAAGCCAGCGTCAGCCTCGACGAGTTCGAGGCAGCCGTTCTGGAGGAGCAGGTGCGCGATGCTCGCCTGCAGGTTGCCCCCCGCGCGCCGGTTGCCGAGACGGAGCCCGTGGCGCTGTTCGACGCGCCGCTCGCCGCCGAGCCACCCGCACAGATGGGGCAGGTCATCGAACTGCACCAGCCGGGCAGCGCCGAACTGCCGGCCGCGCCCCTGGCGCTGCTGGACGATGGCCGCCCGGTATGGGCCGCCGAACCCTTCGAGTGCCTGTTGTTCGACGTTGCCGGCCTGACCCTGGCCGTGCCGCTGGTGTGCCTGGGCTCGATCTACCCGCTGGCGGGTCACGAGCTCACCCCGCTGTTCGGCCAGCCCGACTGGTTCCTCGGCATACTGCCGGGCCAGAACGGCAACCTGAAGGTGCTCGACACCGCGCGCTGGGTGATGCCCGAGCGCTACCGCGACGACTACCGCGAAGGGCTGCAATACGTGATTTCCGTGCAGGGCTACGAGTGGGGGCTGGCCGTGCACCAGGTCAGCCGCTCGGTGCGCCTGGACCCGTCCGAGGTGAAGTGGCGCAGCCAGCGCCAGCAACGCCCGTGGCTGGCCGGCACGGTGATCGACCAGATGTGTGCGCTGCTGGACGTCTCGGCCCTGGCCGAGCTGATCGCCAGCGGCGCGGCGAAGCGCCTGAAGCCCTGAGGCCTGGCGCCCATCCATTCAACGAAAGC includes these proteins:
- a CDS encoding ParA family protein, with amino-acid sequence MKVWAVANQKGGVGKTTSSIALAGLLADAGKRVLIVDLDPHGSMTSYFGHDPDSLEHSVFDLFLHQGNVPEGLPASLLLPTSHENIRLLPSSTALATLERQSPGQNGLGLVIAKSLAQLWNEFDHAIIDSPPLLGVLMVNAMAASQHLVIPVQTEFLALKGLERMVNTLKMVNRSRKQALPFTIVPTLFDRRTQASLGTLRVLRDTYPDTLWQAFIPVDTKLRDASRLGMVPSRNDGNSRGVIAYRALLKHLLAHVPASQVA
- a CDS encoding CheW domain-containing protein; the encoded protein is MSRSATATRPQLALQSYLDSLLQEATFEDLAPEPEVQALAPAPVVLVVSTVAEPAPVLATQTIEPQALLAEAPEASVSLDEFEAAVLEEQVRDARLQVAPRAPVAETEPVALFDAPLAAEPPAQMGQVIELHQPGSAELPAAPLALLDDGRPVWAAEPFECLLFDVAGLTLAVPLVCLGSIYPLAGHELTPLFGQPDWFLGILPGQNGNLKVLDTARWVMPERYRDDYREGLQYVISVQGYEWGLAVHQVSRSVRLDPSEVKWRSQRQQRPWLAGTVIDQMCALLDVSALAELIASGAAKRLKP